AATACTGGCGAGTCAATCACCGCAGTTGGTTCCACCGCATTACAGCCCTTAGTCGAAGCGGCTGGTGAACAATATAGTTCTGAACATACCGGGATTTTTATTAATGTGCAAGGTGGCGGATCTGGTACGGGTCTAAGCCAAATCCAATCTGGCGCTGTTGCCATTGGTAATTCTGATGTTTTTGCTGAAGAGCAAGCTGGAATTCAGGCGAGTAAGCTTAAAGATCATCAAGTCGCTGTGGTTGGGATTGCCCCAATCATTAACAAGCATACTGGAATCACTAATTTAACTGGGCACCAATTAGACCAGATTTTCACTGGTAAATTAACGAATTGGCGCCAGGTTAGTGGTAAAGATTTGCCAATTGTCTTGATTAATCGCGCGCAAGGGTCGGGAACTCGGAAGACATTTGAGCGGTATGCACTCAATGGTCACAAGAGTGCTGAATCGCAAGAACAAGATTCTTCGGGTTTAGCGCGGTCGATTGTCGCCAGTACACCCGGTGCGATTAGCTATGTCGCCTTTTCATATTTAGATTCTTCAGTGACAACCGTTTCTGTGGATGGCGTGCAACCTACAGAAGCCAACGTCCGACAAAATCGATGGCGAATTTGGTCATATGAACATTTATATACAAGTTTGCAGCCAGATCCATTAACAAAAAAATTTATTACTTATATTCTATCAACCGCTGTTCAGAAAAAATTAGTGAAACAGTTAGGTTATATCTCGGTTCATGATATGCAGGTTCAGCGGAGTGCGACCGGTAAAATTACGACCGTGAAATAAGGAGGAGCGCATGGATAAAATTCGGGCAAGTCTCTTGAAAAAATCAGTTGCGAGCAAAATTGAACGCCGCGGTAAGCTAATCAGTTTAACCTGTTTGGCATTGATTATCGTCGTCGTGTTCTTGATTTTCTACTTTGTCGCATCACGGGGGCTAGCAACCTTCTTTCAAAATCATATTAACTTTTGGCAGTTTCTAAGTGGGACACAATGGAATCCAGGAACCGTGGGGACCAATGGTCAGCCAGCAGTTGGGGCGTTACCAATGTTAGTTGGCTCGTTTCTAATCACAATTTTATCAGCCTTGATTGCGACGCCATTTGCCATTGGGACTGCTGTGTTTATGACTGAAATTTCACCGCGGCGTGGGGCTCAAATTTTGCGACCAGTGACGGAATTATTAGTCGGGATTCCGTCCGTTGTGTATGGGTTCATCGGGTTACAAGTTGTCGTGCCATTTGTAAGAAGCACTTTTGGTGGCAGTGGGTATGGGATTTTATCCGGGACCTTTGTCCTATTCGTTATGATTCTACCAACTGTTACATCGATGAGTGCTGATGCGTTAAATGCCGTTCCACGGTATTATCGAGAAGCATCATTGGCGTTAGGTGCAACTCGGTGGCAAACCACGTATAAAGTGGTTTTGAGAGCCGCAATCCCAGGTATGCTAACAGCCATTGTTTTTGGGATGGCCCGGGCCTTTGGCGAAGCCTTAGCTGTACAAATGGTGATTGGGAATGCGACCTTGCTGCCGCAAAATTTAGTTTCACCAGCCTCAACGTTAACTAGTATCTTAACCATGGGAATTGGGAATACCGTTATGGGCTCCTTACAAAATAATGCGTTGTGGTCGTTAGCTATGATGTTATTACTCATGTCACTGTTCTTTAACTTAGTGATTCGCTATATTGGACGAAAGGGGAAACTAAATAATGAACGCTAAACGAATGGATAAGCTGGCTACCGGTATCTTATACACCGTTGCCGCTTTAGTTGTAATTATTTTGGTGGCTTTACTTGGTTATATCCTAGTCCAGGGGGTGCCAGAAATTTCC
This region of Lactobacillus sp. CBA3605 genomic DNA includes:
- a CDS encoding phosphate ABC transporter substrate-binding protein PstS family protein — protein: MKKSRVIQLLGLILIGVLVGLGYTHRVKTNTGESITAVGSTALQPLVEAAGEQYSSEHTGIFINVQGGGSGTGLSQIQSGAVAIGNSDVFAEEQAGIQASKLKDHQVAVVGIAPIINKHTGITNLTGHQLDQIFTGKLTNWRQVSGKDLPIVLINRAQGSGTRKTFERYALNGHKSAESQEQDSSGLARSIVASTPGAISYVAFSYLDSSVTTVSVDGVQPTEANVRQNRWRIWSYEHLYTSLQPDPLTKKFITYILSTAVQKKLVKQLGYISVHDMQVQRSATGKITTVK
- the pstC gene encoding phosphate ABC transporter permease subunit PstC, producing MDKIRASLLKKSVASKIERRGKLISLTCLALIIVVVFLIFYFVASRGLATFFQNHINFWQFLSGTQWNPGTVGTNGQPAVGALPMLVGSFLITILSALIATPFAIGTAVFMTEISPRRGAQILRPVTELLVGIPSVVYGFIGLQVVVPFVRSTFGGSGYGILSGTFVLFVMILPTVTSMSADALNAVPRYYREASLALGATRWQTTYKVVLRAAIPGMLTAIVFGMARAFGEALAVQMVIGNATLLPQNLVSPASTLTSILTMGIGNTVMGSLQNNALWSLAMMLLLMSLFFNLVIRYIGRKGKLNNER